The proteins below come from a single Fusarium verticillioides 7600 chromosome 3, whole genome shotgun sequence genomic window:
- a CDS encoding hypothetical protein (At least one base has a quality score < 10), whose amino-acid sequence MPTINNNPENYALFRDCLSTTLLQPAPSAPDPPKRRRRGKNTRAPLVASTPAPDPELEKDGDELAEFVDYLATEIFDNLPEELQDLEYRTWREDEALQEQYSLPLTKDSLLLLNLPPSVIETLTTYNLISADPYVDSHLPSSPESFLLPILTSYITPLIEPPPATRSTRADACELCARSWVPLSYHHLIPRFVHEKAVKRGWHRKEDLQNVAWLCGACHRFVHHFKTHEELARDYYTVDLLLDEEEVQRWAHWVGRLRWKGR is encoded by the coding sequence ATGCcgaccatcaacaacaaccctgaAAACTACGCCCTCTTTCGAGATTGTCTGTCCACCACTCTCCTTCAGCCCGCCCCTTCGGCCCCTGACCCGCCCAAGCGCCGTCGGCGTGGTAAGAACACCCGGGCTCCGCTCGTTGCATCCACCCCGGCCCCGGACCCGGAGCTGGAGAAAGATGGCGACGAACTTGCTGAATTTGTCGATTATCTCGCTACTGAGATCTTTGATAACCTTCCAGAGGAGCTGCAAGATCTCGAGTACCGGACATGGCGAGAGGACGAAGCGTTGCAGGAGCAGTACTCTCTCCCACTCACGAAAGACAGCCTTTTGTTGTTAAACCTGCCACCATCTGTTATCGAGACCCTCACAACTTACAACCTTATCTCTGCCGATCCCTATGTTGATTCACATCTTCCGTCCTCCCCAGAGTCATTCCTCCTTCCCATTCTCACCTCATACATAACTCCTCTCATCGAGCCACCTCCCGCTACACGTTCAACTCGTGCTGACGCGTGTGAGCTATGTGCCCGATCCTGGGTCCCTCTGTCCTACCATCACCTCATCCCACGGTTCGTCCATGAAAAGGCCGTTAAGCGAGGATGGCACCGTAAAGAAGATCTGCAGAACGTGGCGTGGCTGTGTGGTGCCTGTCATCGCTTTGTTCATCACTTCAAAACGCACGAGGAGCTGGCACGGGACTACTACACTGTTGACCTGTTgctggatgaggaggaggttcaAAGATGGGCTCACTGGGTTGGTAGGTTGAGGTGGAAAGGGAGGTAG